In the genome of Nonomuraea sp. NBC_00507, the window CCGTCGAGCGCGTCAGCGTCGGGTATTGCACGACCGCGACCTGCCTGGTCAGCTGCGCGAGCAGCCGCACCGTGCGGGTGACCACGTCGTCGAGGTCCACCGCGCCGGCGAGGAAGGTCTCGATCGCCCTGCGCTCGGCTCCCGACAGCGGCTTGATCTGCGAGAGCCGGTCGACGAACAGGCGGTATCCCTTGTCCGTCGGCACGCGTCCCGCGCTGGTGTGCGGCTGTGTGATGTAGCCCTCTTCCTCCAGCGCGGCCATGTCGTTCCTGACCGTGGCCGGGGAGACCCTCAGGTTGTGGCGCTCGGCCAGTGCCTTGGAGCCCACCGGTTCGTTGGTGGACACGTAGTCTTCGACAATGGCGCGGAGCACCGCCAATTTCCGATCGTCGAGCACGTGCTCACCTCCTGCCCTCTGCTTTCAGGAACGAAGTGTCTAGCACTCTGTGTTCCCGAGTGCCAAGTGTACGGCTCTCGCCCACAAGGTGCGATAACGCCGACTCCCATCCTGTTGCTAGCGTCTTACAAGCGACAGGGCCCAGACTTGCCGACATGTCGGACAATTCTCAACCTCCGTCGTACGGGCCGCCTCCAGGGCAGGATCCCTACTACGGCCAGCCACCATCGCCACAGCCCGGCTACGGACCCCAACCGGGCTCCCAGCCTGGCTACGGCCAGCAGCCCGGCTCCCAGCCCGGGTACGGACCCCAGCCCGGCTACGGCCAGCAGCCGCAGTACGGCGCGCCTCCGCCACCGCAGCAGCAGTACGGGAGCCCGTCCGCCCAGTACGGCCCGCCGCCTCAGTACGGACAACCTCAGTACGGACAATACGGCCAACAGCCCCAATTCCCCCCACAAATCGATTCCAAAGCCGTAAAGCCCAGCCTGTGGTGGGTGACGGCGGCCTGGGGCCTCGCCGTCATCTGCGGGATCGTCGGCGTCGTCATCTTCGTCGGCGGGGTGCTCGGCAGCGTGACCGACCTGGCCCCCACCAAGACGTTCTCGTCGGGTGAGAGCATCACCGTGACCGTCGACCCGGCGGACAAGCCGGCCGTCTACGTCGCCACCACCACGCGGATCAACTACGAGTGCCAGATCTCCGGCGGTTCCGGCCAGGCCAAGCTCGCCGAGACCAGCGGCAGCCAGTCGCTCACCGTCGGCAGCGTGACCTGGGAGCAGATCCTCGTGATCAATGCGCCGAGCAAGGGCGACTACCAGTTGACCTGCACCAACCAGGAGACTGCGGACGTCAAGTACGGCGTCGGCAAGCCGGTCGCCTCCGCGGCGGGCGGAGTCGCCGGCGGGGCCGCCGCGCTGTTCCTGGTCCCCGGCGCGGGAATCCTCATCGCGATCATCGCCACCATCGTCGTCCTGATGCGCCGTAGCTCTGCGCGCAAGCGCCTTGCGGTCGGCGGGTGATTTGCTACGGTCCCCGTGTGTACGAGGGCGATGTGCTGGCAGGCAATTGGCGGCGGCCGGGCAAGGGCAAGATCCCTAAGGTGGCCGCCGAGCCGGACCTTGTCGTGGAGGACGCCGACAGCGGCTTCTGCGGCGCGGTCGTGGCCTGCGACAAGGAGGCCGTCACGCTGGAGGACCGGTTCGGCAGGCGGCGGTTGTTCCCGCTGGCGCCGGCCGCGTTCCTGCTGGACGGCAAGCCCGTGACCCTCGTACGGCCCACGGCCGCTCCCGCCGGGCCCAGGCGCAGCGCGTCGGGCTCCATCGCCGTGGAGGGGCTGCGGGCACGGGTGGCCAGGGAGAGCCGGATCTACGTGGAAGGCGTGCACGACGCCGCCCTCGTCGAGAAGATCTGGGGCCATGACCTGCGCGTCGAGGGGGTCGTGGTCGAATACCTGGAGGGTGTGGACGATCTGCCGGCCATCGTGGCCGAGTTCGACCCCGGGCCGGGACGCCGGCTGGGGGTGCTGGTCGACCATCTCGTGCCCGGCTCCAAGGAGAGCAGGATCGCCGCCGAGATCACCTCGCCGGACGTGCTCGTGGTGGGGCATCCGTTCGTCGACATCTGGCAGGCGGTCAAGCCGTCCGTTCTGCGCATTCCGGCCTGGCCCGACGTGCCGCGCGGCGTGCCGTGGAAGGAAGGCGTGATCGCGGCCCTGGGCTGGCGTATGGAGCCCGCGGACGCGTGGCGGCGCATTCTCGGCGCCGTCTCGACCTTTACCGACCTGGAGCCGGAGTTGCTCGGCCGGGTCGAGGAACTCATCGACTTCGTTACGGAGGCACCATGAGCCAGGATCCGTCGCAACCCCCGCCGCCCGACGACGACGCCACGCGCCGGGTGTCCCCTTCGGACATCCCACAGGACCAGGGCTCAGGCCCGCAACAACCGGGCTATGGGTACGGCGGGCAGCCCGGCTACGGCTCCCAGCCCGGCTACGGCCAACAACCCGGCTCCCAGCCCGGCTACGGCCAGCAGCCGGGGTCCCAGCCAGGCTATGGCTATGGTCAGCAGCCCGGCTACGGCCAGCAGCCCTCCTATGGGCAGCAGCCGCCGTCCTATGGGCAGCAGCCGCCGCCCGGCTACGGTCAGCCGCAATCCGGCGGTTACGGGCCCCAGCCGGGTTACGGGCAGGCGTCTCAGCAGCCGCCCGGCTACGGCTACGCTCAGGGCCCCGGCGAGCCGTACGTCCCCGGCAGGTTCGGCCCCCGACCCGGCAGCGACGACACCACGATGGCCATGCTGGCGCACCTGCTCGGCCTGCTCGCCTCCTGGCTCGGCCCGCTGGTCATCTACCTGATGAAGAAGGACGAGTCCCCCTACGTCAGGGACCAGGCGGCCGAGGCGCTCAACTTCCAGATCACGATGTTCATCGGCTATGTCATCTCGGGCATCCTGGTGATCGTCTTCATCGGCGCCCTCATGCTGCCGGTGGTCTGGATCCTGTCCCTGATCTTCCACATCCAGGCCGCCCTGGCGACGAACAAGGGCCAGAACTACCGCTATCCGTTCGCCATCCGCCTGATCACCTAAACGAGCAGGTCCCTGATGAGGGCGTCGGCCAGCAGGCGCCCTCGCAGCGTGAGCACCATCAGGCCCGTCTTGAACGACTCGGGCTCGAGCAGCCCGCGCGCCAGCGCGCCGGCCACGGCCGTACGCGCGCCCGGCGCGACCTCGGCGAGCGGGTAGCCGGAGGCCAGCCGCAGCTCCAGCATGAGCCGCTCGGCGGCGCGGGCCTCGTCGTCGAGCACTTCGCGGGCGTGCGCGGGCGAGGTGTGCGCGGTCAGCCGCTGGGCGTAGGCGGCCGGGTGCTTGACGTTCCACCAGCGGGTGCCGCCGACGTGGCTGTGCGCGCCCGGACCGGCCGCCCACCAGTCGCCGCCGGTCCAGTAGAGCAGGTTGTGCCGGCACCGCGCCTCGTCGGACGTGGCCCAGTTGGACACCTCGTACCAGCGGAAGCCGGCCTCGGCCAGCATCTGGTCGGCGATCAGGTAGCGGTCGGCGGCCACGTCGTCGTCGGGCATCGGCAGCTCGCCGCGCCTGATCCTGGCGGCGAGCCTGGTGCCCTCCTCGACGATCAGCGAGTAGGCCGACACGTGGTCGGGCCCGGCCTCGATCGCCGCGGCCAGGGAGGCCCGCCAGTCGTCGTCGGACTCGCCGGGCGTGCTGTAGATCAGATCCAGGTTGACGTGCTCGAACCCGGCCTCCCTCGCCTCCCGCACGGCCGCGGCGGGCCGGCCCGGCGTGTGCCTGCGGTCGAGGACCTGGAGCACGTGCTCGCGTGCGCTCTGCATGCCGAAGCTGATCCGGTTGAACCCCCCGTGGCGGAGCTTCTCCAAGGAGGAGGGGTCCACGGACTCGGGATTGGCCTCCGTGGTGACCTCGGCGTCCGGCCGCAGCCCGAACTCGGAGTCGATCGCGGCCAGGATCCTGGCCAGGTCTTCGGGAGGCAGCAGGGTGGGCGTGCCGCCGCCGAAGAACACCGTCTCCACCGGCAGCTCGGCGTCGCCCAGGACGCGGCGGGCGAGGCGCACCTCTTCGACGGCCGTGTCCGCGTAGTCGCGGTGTGAGGCGCCCGGCCCCAGCTCGGCGGCGGTGTAGGTGTTGAAGTCGCAGTAGCCGCAGCGGGTCACGCAGAACGGCACGTGGACGTAGAAGCCGAACGGACGCTCTCCGAGGCCGCTCAGGGCGCTGTCGGGCAGTTCGCCCGAGGTGGGCACGGGATCGCCGTCAGGCAGGGTGGATGGCACTACTCCAGTCTGCCGGGCCGTTAAGGGTGCTCCAAGCCGGTCTCAAGCGCCTTCGCGTCCACTGGTGTCCACCAGCCGAGGGGGAGACATGACAGGCATCGGCATCGTGGGCGCGGGGATCGCGGGGCTGACCGTCGCGCTGCGGCTGCGGCAGCTCGGGG includes:
- a CDS encoding DUF3097 domain-containing protein, which produces MYEGDVLAGNWRRPGKGKIPKVAAEPDLVVEDADSGFCGAVVACDKEAVTLEDRFGRRRLFPLAPAAFLLDGKPVTLVRPTAAPAGPRRSASGSIAVEGLRARVARESRIYVEGVHDAALVEKIWGHDLRVEGVVVEYLEGVDDLPAIVAEFDPGPGRRLGVLVDHLVPGSKESRIAAEITSPDVLVVGHPFVDIWQAVKPSVLRIPAWPDVPRGVPWKEGVIAALGWRMEPADAWRRILGAVSTFTDLEPELLGRVEELIDFVTEAP
- a CDS encoding DUF4870 domain-containing protein, which gives rise to MSQDPSQPPPPDDDATRRVSPSDIPQDQGSGPQQPGYGYGGQPGYGSQPGYGQQPGSQPGYGQQPGSQPGYGYGQQPGYGQQPSYGQQPPSYGQQPPPGYGQPQSGGYGPQPGYGQASQQPPGYGYAQGPGEPYVPGRFGPRPGSDDTTMAMLAHLLGLLASWLGPLVIYLMKKDESPYVRDQAAEALNFQITMFIGYVISGILVIVFIGALMLPVVWILSLIFHIQAALATNKGQNYRYPFAIRLIT
- the hemW gene encoding radical SAM family heme chaperone HemW; the encoded protein is MPSTLPDGDPVPTSGELPDSALSGLGERPFGFYVHVPFCVTRCGYCDFNTYTAAELGPGASHRDYADTAVEEVRLARRVLGDAELPVETVFFGGGTPTLLPPEDLARILAAIDSEFGLRPDAEVTTEANPESVDPSSLEKLRHGGFNRISFGMQSAREHVLQVLDRRHTPGRPAAAVREAREAGFEHVNLDLIYSTPGESDDDWRASLAAAIEAGPDHVSAYSLIVEEGTRLAARIRRGELPMPDDDVAADRYLIADQMLAEAGFRWYEVSNWATSDEARCRHNLLYWTGGDWWAAGPGAHSHVGGTRWWNVKHPAAYAQRLTAHTSPAHAREVLDDEARAAERLMLELRLASGYPLAEVAPGARTAVAGALARGLLEPESFKTGLMVLTLRGRLLADALIRDLLV